The following are encoded together in the Thalassolituus oleivorans MIL-1 genome:
- a CDS encoding DUF6160 family protein, with product MTIRKITALLGLISSVSVFAELAPMEEAEMESVTGQGGVYLSGELAFNKDGGPLWGATSGQFDEFGSEKQVRNCGTASQPEECGIRIAAQLDQGGWYVLDDLSGGFAFEGLTLRTSFRETALNYDVRDASGNPVVEAFNKEVVEIGLPKTVSLNNFKFTLAVANSGEWKPDGTVLADGNTFQQTNLFGIQMNGDITLKGNLLLFPVN from the coding sequence ATGACAATAAGAAAAATAACAGCCTTACTTGGTCTAATATCTTCAGTATCTGTATTTGCTGAATTGGCTCCTATGGAAGAAGCTGAAATGGAATCAGTAACAGGCCAAGGTGGTGTGTATCTATCTGGTGAGCTTGCTTTTAACAAAGACGGTGGTCCTTTATGGGGAGCTACCTCTGGTCAATTTGATGAATTTGGTAGTGAGAAACAAGTTCGCAATTGTGGTACTGCATCACAACCGGAGGAGTGCGGTATACGCATTGCTGCCCAGCTCGACCAAGGCGGTTGGTATGTATTAGATGACTTGTCTGGTGGATTTGCATTTGAAGGGCTAACACTACGTACGAGTTTTCGAGAAACAGCGTTGAATTACGATGTTCGTGATGCTTCAGGCAATCCAGTGGTTGAGGCTTTTAATAAAGAAGTGGTTGAAATAGGTCTTCCGAAAACCGTATCGCTCAATAATTTCAAGTTTACTCTAGCTGTCGCAAATAGTGGTGAATGGAAGCCGGATGGAACTGTCCTTGCTGATGGTAATACGTTCCAGCAGACAAATTTGTTTGGTATTCAAATGAATGGCGATATTACGCTGAAAGGCAACTTGCTACTTTTCCCGGTGAATTGA
- a CDS encoding DUF6160 family protein, which yields MKNILFPISALALAINVSNVSALQPLDESEMSSVSGQSGITLNTSTESIAASQISYEEDGVALQLNDFSLTGVNGANFDSSSVIDIDADGRLTIDSISGSRELSIGSIGLSGSNKSFMGIEGRYDYTSKFHIAGSGDGVYDLSGSEVQMHFDRLNFTDDGLAWILDDYTFSVIVNYGHLMFDNDTMTIDMGTESNRGLHLGYSVGAVGMSLDANNPIGFDDPLASTFGAVSFNLDAYGTFKIKAGGKTGEGITFIPGLTLINDDDNDGIDGNETPAFMYTDDGFIMLAKDFTGTFSTVSGFSLDLESDAESPYMAIRFADFDFAYSLNDLVLGGTQADYDNGLSQTLGSFKGEFHFRDDLVNNRLNYLYFRPGGAVGNDGITADISWNIVSDPYVTATDAQGDFNKPGALNTYLAMNDNGNYVYFNGFNSYGIGRVTMDMTSYAANPGTGGLYGATGLYSDNYDGNFDGLRIGFEDLQGSYSFAGVTVGRSEEEALDAPLMGGTELLLALEIFPSYDFKMNGNLTIAAGNINTGGQGITLNTDLYISEANAALTVNEEGRGVWLTGTTYDIHMRNATLDVTDNGLTINKGLAWSTIRVSDIKFGDKVNGESLGTFELSRLEDGTTISVASGGAGQVCIGGSGATAAACGADGGRFEDRGDQGLTVKVRAIFVKDDGTDPRYAGKGNSFSWTQPNGTTLALNNFSTNDGTGNPNQNDYGFNVDLAIDVAETVVLDDLGNEVLTAAGERPLGFAVFGRVHFKQLNIDGLTLAATPTSTPQTLIQGIVIQNADIQANLTATPIR from the coding sequence ATGAAAAACATACTATTCCCAATCAGCGCCCTGGCTTTGGCAATTAATGTCAGTAATGTGTCTGCGCTTCAGCCTCTAGATGAATCTGAAATGTCTTCTGTCAGCGGTCAGTCAGGTATTACTTTAAATACTAGTACTGAAAGCATTGCAGCTTCCCAAATTAGTTATGAAGAAGATGGTGTTGCTCTACAGTTGAATGATTTTTCACTAACGGGTGTAAACGGTGCGAATTTCGATTCTTCATCAGTTATCGATATTGATGCGGACGGACGTTTAACAATTGATAGTATTTCCGGTTCTCGCGAGTTGTCTATTGGGAGTATCGGTCTGTCCGGTTCTAACAAAAGTTTTATGGGGATTGAGGGACGTTACGACTATACCTCTAAGTTTCACATCGCAGGATCAGGTGATGGCGTTTACGATTTATCGGGCTCTGAAGTGCAAATGCACTTTGATCGTTTGAATTTTACTGATGATGGTCTTGCTTGGATTCTCGATGACTATACATTTTCGGTGATTGTAAATTACGGACATTTGATGTTCGATAATGACACTATGACTATTGATATGGGGACTGAGTCGAATCGCGGGCTGCATTTGGGTTATAGCGTCGGTGCGGTTGGTATGAGCTTAGATGCAAATAACCCTATTGGTTTCGATGATCCGTTGGCTAGTACATTTGGTGCAGTGTCTTTTAATTTGGATGCTTACGGTACATTCAAAATCAAGGCCGGCGGTAAAACTGGTGAAGGTATAACCTTTATTCCAGGTTTAACCTTAATCAACGATGATGATAATGATGGCATCGATGGTAACGAAACCCCAGCGTTTATGTATACCGATGATGGATTTATCATGCTTGCTAAAGATTTTACTGGGACCTTTAGTACAGTTAGCGGATTCTCACTTGATTTAGAAAGTGACGCTGAAAGCCCTTATATGGCGATAAGATTTGCCGATTTTGATTTTGCTTATAGCCTAAATGATTTGGTTTTGGGTGGTACCCAAGCAGATTACGATAACGGCTTATCTCAAACTCTTGGGAGTTTTAAAGGAGAATTCCATTTTAGGGATGACCTCGTTAATAATCGTTTGAATTATCTCTATTTCCGCCCTGGTGGTGCTGTTGGTAATGATGGTATTACAGCAGATATCTCGTGGAATATAGTGTCAGATCCATATGTGACTGCTACAGATGCTCAGGGTGATTTTAATAAGCCTGGGGCTCTGAACACTTATTTGGCCATGAATGACAACGGTAACTATGTTTATTTCAATGGTTTTAATAGTTATGGTATTGGTCGTGTAACCATGGATATGACCAGTTACGCAGCAAATCCAGGAACTGGTGGTTTGTATGGTGCGACCGGTTTATATAGTGATAACTATGACGGTAATTTCGACGGTCTACGCATTGGTTTTGAAGATTTACAAGGTTCGTACAGTTTTGCTGGTGTAACCGTTGGTCGCAGTGAAGAGGAAGCCTTAGATGCTCCATTAATGGGTGGTACAGAGTTATTACTGGCCCTAGAAATCTTCCCGTCATACGACTTTAAAATGAACGGTAACCTCACGATTGCTGCTGGTAACATTAATACTGGTGGCCAAGGTATTACGCTAAATACTGATCTGTATATATCGGAAGCGAATGCTGCGTTAACAGTAAATGAAGAGGGGCGTGGTGTGTGGTTGACTGGAACTACCTATGACATCCACATGCGCAATGCAACTCTGGACGTTACCGACAACGGATTAACGATCAATAAAGGTCTTGCATGGTCCACTATTCGGGTTAGCGATATCAAGTTTGGTGACAAGGTTAATGGTGAATCCTTAGGCACCTTCGAGTTATCACGACTTGAAGATGGAACAACTATTTCGGTTGCATCCGGTGGTGCAGGCCAAGTTTGTATCGGTGGTTCAGGTGCTACAGCGGCGGCATGTGGTGCCGACGGTGGCCGTTTCGAAGATCGCGGCGATCAAGGTTTAACAGTTAAAGTTCGAGCAATCTTTGTGAAAGATGATGGTACAGATCCTCGCTATGCGGGCAAGGGTAATAGTTTCTCTTGGACTCAACCAAACGGTACGACTCTTGCCCTAAACAACTTCAGCACAAATGATGGTACTGGCAATCCAAATCAAAATGACTATGGTTTTAACGTGGATTTAGCTATCGACGTTGCTGAAACTGTTGTTTTAGATGATTTGGGTAATGAAGTATTAACTGCAGCTGGTGAACGTCCATTAGGCTTCGCAGTATTCGGTCGTGTTCATTTTAAACAGCTGAATATTGATGGACTTACATTAGCGGCTACGCCTACCAGCACTCCACAAACCTTGATTCAAGGTATTGTGATTCAGAATGCTGATATTCAAGCCAACTTAACGGCGACTCCGATCCGTTAA
- a CDS encoding 2-isopropylmalate synthase yields MSQQDRLVIFDTTMRDGEQSPGASMTKDEKVRIGKALERMRVDVIEAGFAAASPGDFASIQAVADAVRESTICSLARAVDRDIEHAAEALKRAERARIHTFIATSPIHMKYKLRMEPDAVVEQAVYAIKKARNYVDDVEFSCEDAGRSDIDFLCRIIEAAINAGAKTINIPDTVGYAIPDEFGRTIRTLLDRIPNADKAIFSVHCHNDLGLAVANSLAAVTNGARQVECTINGLGERAGNAALEELVMATRTRTDLFNISTGIDATQIVPTSRLVSSITGFPVQPNKAIVGANAFAHESGIHQDGVLKHRETYEIMKAEDVGWGANKMVMGKHSGRAAFRSRLTELGVTFATDAALNDAFARFKELADKKHEIFDEDLQALASEAITDSVEDVYRLVSLESHSATGEVPAAELVVAKSGVEHRSKSEGGGPVDAALKAIEAVACSGANLLLYSVNAITQGTDAQGEVTVRLEKGGRIVNGSGADTDIIVASAKAYIHALNLLESGSSRQHPQNDGV; encoded by the coding sequence ATGAGCCAGCAAGATCGTTTAGTCATTTTTGATACAACTATGCGTGACGGGGAGCAAAGCCCTGGCGCCTCAATGACTAAAGACGAAAAAGTTCGTATTGGTAAAGCTTTAGAAAGAATGCGCGTCGATGTTATCGAAGCGGGTTTTGCTGCTGCCAGCCCCGGTGATTTCGCTTCTATTCAAGCCGTTGCAGATGCCGTTCGTGAAAGTACTATTTGTAGCCTTGCACGTGCAGTTGATCGCGATATAGAACATGCTGCAGAAGCTCTTAAGCGAGCTGAACGCGCTCGTATACATACTTTCATCGCCACCTCTCCTATTCATATGAAGTACAAGCTTCGTATGGAGCCTGATGCGGTTGTTGAGCAAGCAGTGTATGCCATTAAGAAAGCTCGTAACTACGTGGATGATGTCGAGTTCTCTTGCGAAGATGCCGGTCGTTCTGATATCGACTTTTTGTGTCGCATTATCGAAGCCGCAATTAATGCAGGTGCTAAAACCATCAATATTCCCGATACGGTTGGTTATGCTATTCCTGATGAGTTCGGTCGTACTATCCGTACTTTACTTGATCGAATCCCAAATGCAGATAAAGCAATCTTCTCGGTTCACTGCCATAACGATTTAGGTTTGGCTGTGGCAAATTCGTTGGCGGCTGTGACAAATGGCGCACGTCAGGTTGAATGTACTATCAACGGTTTGGGTGAACGTGCCGGTAATGCGGCATTAGAAGAGTTGGTTATGGCAACTCGTACCCGTACCGATTTGTTTAATATCTCAACAGGCATTGATGCCACGCAAATTGTGCCTACCTCTCGTTTGGTTTCATCTATAACAGGTTTCCCGGTACAGCCAAACAAAGCTATCGTTGGTGCAAACGCATTTGCTCATGAATCAGGTATTCATCAAGACGGCGTGCTAAAACATCGCGAAACTTACGAGATTATGAAGGCTGAAGACGTAGGCTGGGGTGCTAATAAAATGGTTATGGGTAAGCATTCAGGTCGTGCTGCATTCCGTAGTCGTTTAACAGAGCTCGGCGTTACATTTGCGACCGATGCTGCTTTAAATGATGCTTTTGCTCGTTTTAAAGAACTTGCCGATAAAAAGCATGAGATCTTCGATGAAGATTTACAGGCGTTAGCCTCAGAAGCAATTACAGATTCAGTGGAAGACGTTTACCGTTTAGTTTCACTTGAATCGCACTCAGCTACTGGAGAAGTTCCTGCAGCTGAACTGGTTGTTGCTAAGTCTGGTGTCGAACATCGCAGTAAATCGGAAGGTGGTGGCCCAGTTGATGCGGCGTTGAAAGCGATTGAAGCAGTTGCTTGTTCTGGTGCTAATTTACTGTTGTATTCGGTTAACGCAATTACCCAAGGTACTGACGCGCAAGGCGAAGTAACCGTGCGTTTGGAAAAGGGCGGTCGTATTGTGAATGGCAGCGGTGCTGATACGGATATTATTGTTGCTTCGGCAAAGGCGTATATCCACGCATTGAACTTGCTCGAGTCAGGCAGCTCTCGTCAGCATCCGCAAAACGACGGTGTTTAG